From the Chitinolyticbacter meiyuanensis genome, one window contains:
- the pheT gene encoding phenylalanine--tRNA ligase subunit beta, whose product MKFSEQWLRSWVNPALTSDEFSHLLTMAGLEVEEQEPAAPVFDTVFVAEVLSVAKHPDADRLNVCSVNVGEAEPLQIVCGAPNVAVGLKVPCARIGANLPGDFKIKRAKVRGVESSGMLCSGDELGIPDGVDGLLVLPVDAPVGTPLRDYLQLDDQLLTLKLTPNRTDCLSIRGIAREVAALTGTAQTPVTISPVTPRCDDVRSVNLGAPAACPRYAGRVVKHVNQAAATPDWMKQRLARSGIRSISAIVDITNYVLLELGQPMHAFDLAKLEGGITARLAQPGEKITLLNDKELVLEPDMLVIADDKKPVALAGIMGGADTGVTETTRDIFLESAFFAPEVIAGKARRLGFSSDSSHRFERGVDFGNCRDALERATQLVLELCGGEPGPIVERIAELPARQPVALRVSRVARVLGVTLPAAEIAAILQRLGLATAQDGDVITVTPPSYRFDIVIEEDLIEEIARVYGYDNVPVAASNAKLAMLAQPGDARGKNALKQILVAREYQEAISYAFVEEKWEADFAGNTSPVKLINPIASQMSVMRSTLVGGLVSALKHNVNRKHDRVRLFELARVFKSKDAANQPELIAGLAWGPRDAEQWAAGKERVDFYDVKADVEALLAPRVAEFRRASHPALHPGRSAEVVLEGRVIGVIGELHPQWAQAYELGSAPVLFELAVAELVTVNKVEARPVSKFQGVRRDLALIVDDHVEAGALIAGLKAAAAGVVAEIALFDVYRGKGVAEGKKSLAFKVLMQDTHKTLTDEEVDAAVAKLIRQAEAAGATLRV is encoded by the coding sequence ATGAAATTCTCCGAACAATGGTTGCGCAGCTGGGTGAACCCGGCGTTGACCTCCGATGAATTCTCGCACCTGCTGACCATGGCCGGCCTGGAAGTGGAAGAGCAGGAGCCTGCCGCTCCCGTCTTCGACACCGTGTTCGTGGCTGAGGTGCTGTCGGTAGCCAAGCACCCGGATGCCGACCGGCTCAATGTCTGCAGCGTGAACGTTGGCGAGGCTGAACCGCTGCAGATCGTTTGCGGTGCTCCTAATGTTGCGGTTGGCCTCAAGGTGCCGTGCGCGCGCATTGGCGCCAATCTGCCCGGTGACTTCAAGATCAAGCGCGCCAAGGTACGCGGTGTCGAATCGTCCGGCATGCTGTGCTCGGGTGACGAGCTCGGTATTCCTGATGGTGTCGACGGCCTGCTCGTCCTGCCGGTTGATGCACCGGTTGGCACGCCACTGCGTGACTACCTGCAGCTCGACGACCAGCTGTTGACGCTCAAGCTCACCCCTAACCGTACCGATTGCCTGTCGATCCGCGGCATTGCCCGCGAAGTGGCCGCGCTGACCGGCACCGCGCAGACGCCGGTTACCATCAGTCCGGTGACACCGCGTTGCGACGACGTACGCAGCGTCAACTTGGGTGCGCCTGCTGCCTGCCCGCGTTACGCCGGTCGCGTGGTGAAGCACGTGAACCAGGCCGCCGCCACGCCTGACTGGATGAAGCAGCGCCTGGCGCGCTCGGGCATCCGCTCGATTTCGGCCATCGTCGACATTACCAACTACGTGCTGCTGGAACTCGGCCAACCGATGCATGCGTTCGATCTCGCAAAGCTCGAAGGCGGCATCACGGCGCGGCTGGCTCAGCCGGGCGAAAAGATCACGTTGCTCAACGACAAAGAGCTGGTGCTCGAGCCCGACATGCTGGTGATCGCCGACGACAAGAAGCCGGTAGCGCTTGCCGGCATCATGGGCGGCGCCGACACCGGTGTCACCGAGACCACCCGCGACATCTTCCTGGAGTCCGCCTTCTTCGCTCCCGAAGTGATCGCTGGCAAGGCGCGCCGTCTGGGCTTCTCATCCGATTCGTCGCACCGTTTCGAGCGTGGTGTCGACTTCGGCAACTGCCGCGACGCATTGGAGCGCGCTACCCAGCTGGTGCTGGAGCTATGCGGCGGCGAGCCGGGCCCGATTGTCGAGCGCATCGCCGAACTGCCAGCCCGCCAGCCGGTGGCGCTGCGTGTGTCGCGCGTCGCCCGCGTGCTCGGCGTGACGCTGCCCGCGGCCGAGATCGCCGCTATTTTGCAGCGCTTGGGCCTGGCCACTGCGCAGGATGGAGATGTCATCACCGTGACGCCGCCGTCCTACCGCTTCGATATCGTGATCGAGGAAGATCTGATCGAGGAAATTGCCCGGGTCTACGGCTACGACAACGTGCCGGTGGCAGCGTCGAACGCCAAGCTCGCCATGCTGGCGCAGCCGGGCGACGCCCGTGGCAAGAATGCGCTCAAGCAGATCCTGGTGGCGCGTGAGTACCAGGAGGCGATCAGCTACGCCTTCGTCGAGGAAAAGTGGGAAGCCGATTTTGCCGGCAATACCAGCCCGGTGAAGCTGATCAATCCCATCGCCAGCCAGATGAGCGTGATGCGCTCAACCCTGGTCGGCGGGTTGGTCAGTGCGCTCAAGCACAACGTCAACCGTAAGCATGATCGCGTACGGCTGTTCGAACTCGCCCGAGTCTTCAAGAGCAAGGATGCCGCGAATCAGCCCGAGCTGATCGCTGGCCTCGCGTGGGGTCCGCGCGACGCCGAGCAGTGGGCCGCTGGCAAGGAGCGCGTCGACTTCTATGACGTGAAGGCGGACGTGGAGGCCTTGCTGGCGCCGCGCGTGGCGGAGTTCCGTCGCGCCAGCCACCCGGCCCTGCATCCGGGCCGCAGCGCCGAAGTGGTGCTCGAAGGCCGTGTGATCGGCGTGATCGGCGAGTTGCATCCACAATGGGCGCAGGCGTACGAGCTCGGCAGCGCACCGGTGTTGTTCGAGCTCGCAGTGGCGGAGCTCGTTACCGTGAACAAGGTCGAGGCCAGGCCAGTATCCAAGTTCCAGGGCGTACGCCGTGATCTGGCGCTGATCGTCGATGATCACGTCGAAGCGGGCGCGCTGATCGCCGGGCTGAAGGCCGCTGCAGCAGGCGTTGTTGCTGAGATCGCATTGTTTGACGTCTACCGCGGCAAGGGTGTTGCGGAAGGAAAAAAGAGCCTTGCTTTCAAGGTGTTAATGCAAGATACTCACAAAACTCTGACCGATGAAGAAGTCGATGCCGCAGTGGCGAAGCTCATTCGCCAAGCGGAGGCTGCAGGCGCGACATTGAGAGTTTGA
- the pheS gene encoding phenylalanine--tRNA ligase subunit alpha → MAANVQHILDEGLAALAATNDPVELENAKARYIGKEGAITALLRQLATLAPEEKKTFGATVNQAKQAFEAALNGRREALAAEKLARQLAAEALDVTLPGRGRAAGGLHPVTLVQQRIEALFRSIGFEVADGPEIETDFHNFEALNIPKDHPARAMQDTFYVEGGEVLRTHTSPIQVRYMLNNQPPIKIVAPGRVYRVDSDATHSPMFHQMEGLWVDEGVSFADLKSVIVDFLRNFFEDDTLQVRFRPSFFPFTEPSAEIDVMGKRGWLEVGGCGMVHPNVLRNVNIDPEKYTGFAFGIGLDRFAMLYYGVNDLRLFFENDLSFLGQFK, encoded by the coding sequence ATGGCTGCCAACGTACAACACATACTCGATGAGGGACTTGCCGCGCTGGCCGCGACCAACGACCCGGTCGAGCTGGAAAACGCCAAGGCGCGTTATATCGGCAAGGAAGGCGCCATCACCGCACTGCTGCGCCAACTGGCCACGCTGGCGCCGGAGGAAAAGAAGACCTTCGGTGCTACCGTCAACCAGGCCAAGCAGGCCTTCGAGGCGGCGCTGAACGGCCGGCGCGAGGCGCTGGCTGCCGAGAAGCTGGCGCGCCAGCTCGCCGCCGAAGCGCTCGACGTGACCTTGCCCGGTCGTGGTCGCGCAGCCGGTGGTCTGCATCCGGTGACGCTGGTGCAGCAACGGATCGAGGCCTTGTTCCGCTCGATCGGTTTCGAAGTTGCCGACGGCCCGGAAATCGAAACCGATTTTCACAATTTCGAAGCGCTCAACATCCCCAAGGATCACCCGGCGCGGGCGATGCAGGACACCTTCTACGTGGAGGGGGGCGAGGTGCTGCGCACCCACACCAGTCCGATCCAGGTGCGCTACATGTTGAACAACCAGCCGCCGATCAAGATCGTCGCGCCGGGCCGCGTGTATCGCGTCGATTCCGACGCCACCCATTCACCAATGTTCCATCAGATGGAAGGGCTATGGGTCGATGAAGGCGTGTCGTTTGCCGATCTGAAGAGCGTGATCGTCGACTTCCTGCGCAACTTCTTCGAAGACGACACACTGCAAGTGCGTTTCCGTCCATCGTTCTTCCCGTTCACCGAGCCATCGGCCGAAATCGACGTGATGGGCAAGCGTGGCTGGCTGGAGGTGGGTGGTTGCGGCATGGTCCACCCCAATGTGCTGCGCAACGTGAACATCGATCCGGAAAAGTACACTGGCTTTGCCTTCGGCATCGGCCTCGACCGCTTTGCCATGCTGTATTACGGCGTGAACGATCTACGCCTGTTCTTCGAGAACGATCTGTCCTTCCTCGGGCAGTTCAAGTAA
- the rplT gene encoding 50S ribosomal protein L20, whose amino-acid sequence MPRVKRGVTARARHKKILNLAKGYRGRRKNVYRIAKQAVMKAGQYAYRDRRQRKRQFRTLWIARINAASRELGLAYSRFMNGLKKAGIEVDRKVLADLAVFDKPAFAKFVEQAKASLAA is encoded by the coding sequence ATGCCTCGCGTTAAACGTGGTGTAACGGCACGCGCCCGTCACAAGAAAATCCTGAATCTGGCGAAGGGCTATCGCGGCCGTCGCAAAAACGTATACCGGATCGCCAAGCAAGCGGTGATGAAGGCCGGCCAATACGCCTATCGCGACCGTCGTCAAAGGAAGCGCCAGTTCCGCACGCTGTGGATCGCGCGTATCAACGCCGCTTCGCGTGAACTGGGTCTGGCCTACAGCCGCTTCATGAACGGCCTGAAGAAGGCTGGCATCGAAGTGGACCGCAAGGTTCTGGCTGACCTCGCTGTGTTCGACAAGCCGGCTTTTGCCAAGTTTGTTGAACAAGCCAAGGCAAGCCTCGCTGCCTGA
- the rpmI gene encoding 50S ribosomal protein L35 yields MPKMKTKSGAKKRFKVQGSGGIKRAHAFKRHILTKKTTKNKRQLRGTSQIDATNMGHVRAMLPYA; encoded by the coding sequence ATGCCCAAGATGAAAACCAAGAGCGGCGCCAAGAAGCGCTTCAAGGTTCAGGGTAGCGGTGGCATCAAGCGCGCTCACGCGTTCAAGCGCCACATCCTGACCAAGAAAACCACCAAGAACAAGCGCCAGCTGCGCGGTACCTCGCAGATCGACGCGACCAATATGGGTCACGTGCGCGCAATGTTGCCCTACGCGTAA
- the infC gene encoding translation initiation factor IF-3: MSRTRGARFFFCQNWRTAIAAQDKEPRINGEITAREVRLQGLEGDQLGIVSLAQAMAMAEEAEVDLVEIAPMAQPPVCRIMDYGKFKYEKSKREHAAKLKQKQIQIKEVKLRPGTDENDYQVKLRNLVRFLEDGDKCKVTLRFRGREMAHQEIGLAQLKRVEADLTELAVVEQFPKLEGRQMIMMLAPKKK, from the coding sequence CTGAGCCGTACCCGAGGCGCACGGTTTTTCTTTTGTCAGAATTGGAGAACGGCGATAGCTGCTCAGGATAAAGAACCGCGGATCAATGGTGAGATCACCGCACGCGAAGTTCGTCTGCAAGGGTTGGAAGGTGATCAGCTCGGTATCGTGAGCCTGGCGCAAGCCATGGCGATGGCCGAAGAAGCCGAAGTGGATCTGGTGGAAATCGCGCCGATGGCGCAGCCCCCGGTCTGCCGCATCATGGATTACGGCAAGTTCAAGTACGAGAAATCCAAGCGCGAACACGCCGCCAAGCTCAAGCAGAAGCAGATCCAGATCAAGGAAGTGAAGCTGCGCCCAGGCACGGATGAGAACGACTATCAGGTGAAGCTGCGCAATCTGGTGCGCTTCCTGGAAGACGGCGACAAGTGCAAGGTGACGCTGCGATTCCGCGGCCGCGAAATGGCCCACCAGGAAATCGGTCTGGCCCAACTGAAGCGCGTCGAGGCGGATCTGACCGAACTGGCCGTGGTCGAGCAGTTCCCCAAGCTGGAAGGCCGCCAGATGATCATGATGCTGGCGCCGAAGAAGAAGTAA
- the thrS gene encoding threonine--tRNA ligase translates to MPVITLPDGSQRPFDAPVTVAGVAASIGAGLARAALAGKVDGKLVDTSYLIEQDAQLSIVTDKDADGLDIIRHSTAHLLAYAVKTLFPSAQVTIGPVIEDGFFYDFSYERPFTPEDLEAIEKKMAELVKKDIPVERYELSRDEAVAYFKGIGEAYKAEIIESIPQGEVLSLYREGEFTDLCRGPHVPSTGKLKVFKLMKVAGAYWRGDSRNEMLTRVYGTAWAKKEDLDAYLHRLEEAEKRDHRKIGKALDLFHMQDEAPGMVFWHPKGWSLWQSVEQYLRRRLAKAGYQEVRTPMMMDRSLWEKSGHWENYQENMFITESEKRTYAVKPMNCPGHIQIFSSDLRSYRDLPLRLAEFGACHRNEPSGALHGLMRVRGFTQDDAHIFCMESQLIEEAKTFHALAMSVYEDFGFAGIAIKLALRPDKRAGSDEGWDKAEHGLREALRACGVEWEELPGEGAFYGPKIEYHIKDAIGRSWQCGTLQLDFVLPERFGPEYVAEDNSRQRPVMLHRAIVGSMERFLGILIENFAGAFPAWLAPTQIVVMNISESQREYAAEVAGQLKALGLRAEADLRNEKITYKIREHSLQRIPFQLVVGDKEKAAGLVAVRSRSGEDLGQMSVQALIERVAAETPQG, encoded by the coding sequence ATGCCCGTTATTACGCTTCCCGATGGTTCGCAACGCCCATTCGATGCGCCGGTCACCGTGGCAGGCGTCGCCGCCAGCATCGGTGCCGGCCTTGCCCGTGCTGCCCTCGCGGGCAAGGTGGATGGCAAGCTGGTCGATACCAGCTACCTGATCGAGCAGGATGCCCAGCTCTCCATCGTCACCGACAAGGACGCAGACGGGCTCGACATCATTCGCCATTCCACGGCCCACTTGCTGGCCTATGCGGTCAAGACGCTGTTCCCCAGTGCCCAGGTCACCATCGGCCCGGTGATCGAGGACGGCTTCTTCTACGACTTCAGTTACGAGCGTCCCTTTACGCCGGAAGACCTCGAGGCGATCGAGAAGAAGATGGCTGAGCTGGTGAAGAAGGACATCCCGGTCGAGCGCTACGAGCTGTCGCGCGACGAAGCCGTTGCCTACTTCAAGGGGATTGGCGAGGCGTACAAGGCCGAGATCATCGAAAGCATCCCGCAGGGCGAGGTGCTGAGCCTCTATCGCGAGGGTGAATTCACTGACCTGTGCCGCGGCCCGCACGTGCCCTCCACTGGCAAGCTCAAGGTATTCAAACTGATGAAGGTGGCCGGCGCCTACTGGCGTGGCGACAGCCGCAACGAAATGCTGACGCGCGTCTACGGCACGGCCTGGGCGAAGAAGGAAGACCTCGACGCCTACCTGCACCGGCTGGAAGAGGCCGAGAAACGCGATCACCGCAAGATCGGCAAGGCACTCGACCTTTTCCACATGCAGGACGAAGCGCCGGGCATGGTGTTCTGGCATCCCAAAGGCTGGAGCCTGTGGCAATCGGTTGAGCAATACCTGCGTCGTCGCCTGGCGAAGGCCGGCTACCAGGAAGTACGCACGCCGATGATGATGGACCGTTCGCTGTGGGAAAAGTCCGGTCACTGGGAGAACTACCAGGAAAACATGTTCATCACCGAATCGGAAAAGCGTACCTACGCCGTCAAGCCGATGAACTGCCCGGGCCATATCCAGATCTTCAGCAGCGATCTGCGATCGTACCGTGATCTGCCGTTGCGCCTCGCTGAATTCGGCGCCTGTCACCGCAACGAGCCGTCCGGTGCGCTGCATGGCCTGATGCGGGTGCGCGGCTTCACCCAGGACGATGCGCATATCTTCTGCATGGAAAGCCAGCTGATCGAGGAGGCCAAGACCTTCCACGCACTGGCGATGAGCGTGTATGAGGACTTCGGCTTTGCCGGCATCGCCATCAAGCTGGCGTTGCGCCCGGACAAGCGCGCGGGCAGTGACGAAGGTTGGGACAAGGCGGAGCATGGCCTGCGCGAAGCACTGCGTGCCTGTGGTGTGGAGTGGGAAGAGCTGCCCGGCGAGGGCGCGTTCTATGGCCCCAAGATCGAATACCACATCAAGGATGCGATCGGGCGCTCCTGGCAGTGCGGCACGCTGCAGCTCGATTTCGTGCTGCCCGAGCGCTTCGGCCCGGAATACGTGGCCGAGGACAACTCGCGCCAGCGCCCGGTGATGCTGCATCGTGCCATCGTCGGTTCGATGGAGCGTTTCCTTGGCATCCTGATCGAGAACTTCGCCGGCGCCTTCCCGGCGTGGCTCGCGCCGACCCAGATCGTGGTGATGAATATCTCCGAATCGCAGCGCGAGTATGCCGCCGAAGTGGCTGGTCAGCTCAAGGCGCTGGGCCTCAGGGCCGAGGCCGACTTGAGGAACGAGAAAATAACCTATAAAATCCGCGAACATAGCTTGCAGCGTATTCCTTTCCAGCTGGTTGTCGGCGACAAGGAAAAGGCTGCTGGCCTGGTGGCCGTGCGTAGCCGTAGCGGCGAAGACCTCGGGCAAATGTCGGTACAAGCGCTGATTGAGCGTGTTGCAGCCGAAACCCCGCAGGGCTGA
- a CDS encoding DUF2818 family protein, with translation MIELFMLYGLAVLAANLPFLSDRILFAVAPAVGRKAFGWRLLELILLYAAVGALALALESRLSPIHSQNWPFYVTTLCLFLVAAFPGFVWCYFWRRPGL, from the coding sequence ATGATCGAACTGTTCATGCTCTATGGGTTGGCGGTGCTCGCCGCCAACCTGCCGTTCCTCAGCGATCGCATCCTGTTTGCCGTGGCGCCCGCTGTCGGGCGCAAGGCATTTGGCTGGCGCCTGCTGGAGCTGATCCTGCTGTATGCCGCAGTCGGCGCACTGGCGCTGGCGCTCGAATCGCGGCTGTCGCCGATCCACAGCCAGAACTGGCCGTTCTACGTGACCACGCTCTGCCTGTTCCTTGTCGCAGCGTTTCCCGGCTTTGTCTGGTGCTATTTCTGGCGGCGTCCCGGTCTGTAA
- the nuoN gene encoding NADH-quinone oxidoreductase subunit NuoN: MTWTSLNAGIALPEIFLLCATCALLLIDLFVSDARRGVTHVLALLVLAVTGVLLYAGYTSAPQLAFSDMFVADPIATLAKGGMVLGVALVLIYGRSYAADRGIFKGELYSLTLFSLAGMMVMASAVNLLTLYVGLELLSLSLYALVALQRDSVNATESAMKYFVLGALASGMLLYGMSMVYGATGSLNVLEIGHRLLVGEGNRLLAVFGLVFVVTGIAFKLGAVPFHMWVPDVYHGAPTVITQLIGSAPKLAAYAFIIRLLAQALEGFAPDWRGMLIVLAVLSLAIGNLSAIAQTNIKRMFAYSTISHMGFLLLGILVANPVGYSASFFYAFTYVLTAAAGFGLVMLLARNGFEADQLDDYKGLARKHPWFGFMMLMVMFSMAGIPVFVGFFAKLAVLKAVVNLGLVWLAVFAVMMSLIGAFYYLRVVKVMYFDEPAGEITLSGSLFAKVVLSLNCLALLVLGLFPNTLLTALADAVSFSLPL; encoded by the coding sequence ATGACCTGGACCAGTCTCAATGCAGGCATCGCACTGCCGGAAATCTTCCTGCTGTGTGCCACCTGTGCCCTCCTGCTGATCGACCTGTTCGTCAGCGATGCCCGCCGTGGCGTCACCCATGTGCTTGCGCTGCTGGTGCTGGCAGTGACCGGCGTACTGCTGTACGCCGGTTACACGAGCGCTCCGCAGCTCGCGTTCAGCGACATGTTCGTGGCCGACCCGATCGCCACGCTCGCCAAGGGCGGCATGGTGCTTGGTGTGGCGCTGGTGCTGATCTACGGTCGCAGCTATGCGGCGGACCGTGGCATCTTCAAGGGCGAGCTCTACTCGCTGACGCTGTTCTCGCTGGCCGGCATGATGGTGATGGCCTCGGCCGTCAACCTGCTCACGCTGTACGTCGGCCTGGAGCTGCTGTCGCTGTCGCTGTACGCACTGGTCGCGCTGCAGCGTGATTCGGTGAACGCCACCGAATCGGCGATGAAGTACTTCGTGCTCGGCGCGCTGGCGTCCGGCATGCTGCTGTACGGCATGTCCATGGTCTACGGCGCCACCGGTTCGCTCAACGTGCTCGAGATCGGCCACCGACTGCTGGTGGGCGAGGGCAACCGCCTGCTCGCCGTGTTCGGTCTGGTGTTCGTGGTGACTGGCATCGCCTTCAAGCTGGGCGCCGTGCCGTTCCACATGTGGGTGCCCGACGTGTATCACGGCGCGCCGACGGTGATCACCCAACTGATCGGTTCCGCCCCCAAGCTCGCTGCCTACGCCTTCATCATCCGCCTCCTGGCGCAGGCGCTGGAAGGCTTTGCCCCGGATTGGCGCGGCATGCTGATCGTGCTGGCCGTGCTGTCGCTGGCCATCGGCAATCTCTCCGCCATCGCCCAGACCAATATCAAGCGGATGTTCGCCTACTCGACCATCTCGCACATGGGCTTTCTGCTGCTGGGCATCCTGGTGGCGAATCCGGTCGGTTACTCGGCATCGTTCTTCTATGCCTTCACCTATGTGCTGACCGCAGCCGCCGGCTTCGGCTTGGTGATGCTGCTGGCGCGCAACGGCTTCGAGGCCGATCAGCTCGATGACTACAAGGGCCTGGCGCGCAAGCACCCGTGGTTCGGCTTCATGATGCTGATGGTGATGTTCTCGATGGCGGGCATCCCGGTGTTCGTCGGCTTCTTCGCCAAGCTGGCCGTGCTCAAGGCCGTGGTCAACCTGGGCCTGGTCTGGCTCGCGGTGTTTGCGGTGATGATGTCGCTGATCGGCGCCTTCTACTACCTGCGCGTGGTGAAGGTGATGTACTTCGACGAGCCGGCCGGCGAGATCACGTTGTCGGGCAGCCTGTTCGCCAAGGTGGTGCTGTCGCTGAACTGCCTCGCACTGTTGGTGCTGGGTCTGTTCCCGAACACGCTGCTGACCGCGCTGGCCGACGCGGTGTCGTTCTCGCTGCCGCTGTAA
- a CDS encoding NADH-quinone oxidoreductase subunit M encodes MTGHLLSYAIWVPIVAGLIVLATGGDKNAGLQRWLALFGALAGFLVTIPLFTGFDTHSSGMQFEELRSWIETYNINYHLGVDGLSVWFVILNAFTTLMVVLAGWQVIEERVGQYMAAFLIMSGLINGAFASLDAILFYVFFEAMLIPMYLVIGVWGGPRRVYASIKFFLYTLLGSLLTLVAFIYLYYQSGGSFDIQEFHRLPLTMTAQALLLVAFFFAFAVKVPMWPVHTWLPDAHVEAPTGGSMVLAAITLKLGAYGFLRFALPIAPDASREYAWVFVLFSLIAVVYIGFVALVQTDMKKLVAYSSISHMGFVTLGFFMFANGTNLNSFAVEGAIVQMISHGFVSAAMFFSIGVMYDRVHSRKIADYGGVANKMPIFAAFFMLFAMANAGLPGTSGFVGEFFVVLGAVQVNFWYAVAAGTTLIFGAAYTLWMYKRVIFGEVGNQNVAELSDVNKREFLVLAILAITVLGMGLYPKPFTDLMHFSVNDLIWHVSQTKIPQ; translated from the coding sequence ATGACGGGACATCTTCTGAGCTACGCGATCTGGGTGCCGATTGTGGCCGGCCTGATCGTGCTCGCCACCGGCGGCGACAAGAACGCGGGCCTGCAGCGCTGGCTGGCGCTCTTCGGCGCGCTGGCCGGTTTCCTGGTGACGATTCCGCTGTTCACCGGGTTCGATACGCACAGCAGCGGCATGCAGTTCGAAGAGCTGCGCAGCTGGATCGAGACCTACAACATCAACTACCACCTCGGTGTCGATGGCCTGTCGGTCTGGTTCGTCATCCTGAATGCCTTCACCACGCTGATGGTGGTGCTGGCCGGCTGGCAAGTGATCGAGGAGCGTGTGGGCCAGTACATGGCCGCCTTCCTCATCATGTCGGGCCTGATCAATGGCGCCTTCGCCTCGCTCGATGCCATCCTGTTCTATGTGTTCTTCGAGGCGATGCTGATCCCGATGTACCTGGTGATCGGTGTCTGGGGTGGCCCACGTCGCGTGTATGCGTCGATCAAGTTCTTCCTCTACACGCTGCTGGGCTCGCTGCTCACGCTGGTGGCCTTCATCTACCTCTACTACCAGAGCGGTGGCAGCTTCGACATCCAGGAATTCCATCGCCTGCCGCTGACGATGACTGCCCAGGCGCTGCTGCTGGTGGCCTTCTTCTTCGCCTTCGCGGTGAAGGTGCCGATGTGGCCGGTCCACACATGGCTGCCCGATGCCCACGTCGAGGCGCCCACCGGGGGCTCGATGGTGCTGGCCGCGATCACGCTGAAGCTCGGCGCCTACGGTTTCCTGCGGTTCGCGCTGCCGATCGCCCCCGATGCCTCGCGTGAGTATGCATGGGTGTTCGTGCTGTTCTCGTTGATCGCCGTCGTCTACATCGGCTTCGTTGCGCTGGTGCAGACCGACATGAAGAAGCTGGTCGCCTATTCGTCGATCTCGCACATGGGCTTCGTCACGCTGGGCTTCTTCATGTTCGCCAATGGCACCAACCTCAACAGCTTTGCCGTTGAAGGCGCCATCGTGCAGATGATTTCGCACGGTTTCGTTTCCGCCGCGATGTTCTTCTCGATCGGCGTGATGTACGACCGCGTGCACAGCCGCAAGATCGCCGACTACGGCGGCGTCGCCAACAAGATGCCGATCTTCGCCGCGTTTTTCATGCTGTTTGCTATGGCCAATGCCGGTCTGCCGGGCACCAGCGGCTTCGTCGGCGAGTTCTTCGTCGTGCTGGGCGCGGTGCAGGTGAACTTCTGGTATGCGGTAGCCGCAGGCACCACGCTGATCTTCGGTGCGGCCTATACGCTGTGGATGTACAAGCGGGTGATCTTCGGCGAGGTGGGCAACCAGAACGTGGCCGAGCTCTCGGATGTGAACAAGCGTGAGTTCCTGGTTCTGGCCATCCTGGCGATCACCGTGCTGGGCATGGGCCTGTATCCGAAGCCGTTCACCGATCTGATGCATTTCTCGGTGAATGACCTGATCTGGCATGTCTCCCAGACCAAGATTCCGCAATAA